The genomic interval ATTATTACCAGTTTTTGGCAGTAGTGAGTATTATCCAAAATTTTCACCAAATAGTGAAAGTATTCTTTTTCAAGGTTCTCTTCATGGTTTTTGGAATATTTATGTTATGCCTTTTGGCGATCCAAATTATTCAAGAAAAATCAAGAGAATTTCAAAGGGGAACTTTCCTGCTTACTCCCCTGAATGGTACGATGAAAATACGGTATTGTATATTCAAGATACTGAAACTGGAAATGTTATGATAAAAAAGAACATAAAAACTGGTCAGATTCAGAAGGTAAATACAGTTGGTGCAATGGTGTTTACTCCAAAGGTGTTTAATACTGAAATATATTATACCTCTCTTCAAGGAGCCAATTTTGGAATATATAAGAATGTAGATGGTGAGAATTATAAGGTTGAAGATACTTTTTATAACGAACATGATCCTGTAATTATAGATGCAACTCACATGATCTTCACATCTAATAGAGATGGACTTTACAGAATTTGGATGAAAAATCTTGAAACTGGTTCGGTTACTTGTTTAACTCCGGATTTAAACTATGATGTTTTTTATCCAGCGTATGGTGATGGTATCTTGTTCTTTTCAGTTTATGAAGAGGGGCAGGAACCTGATATTTATGCGTTGAAGTTAAATTTGGATGATATGTAATTTTTTAGATATCAATATTTAGTAAATATTTTTTGAGATTTACATCCCAATCTCTAAATTTATCTCTTGAAATAATTTTTGCCTTTTTTGAAATTGCAAGATTAATTATTAGTTCATCAGCAGGTGAATGAAAATAAACATTCGGAAAATTGAAAATATGGCTTTTATACATATACCTTACGTTTTTATCAAAAACTATATAAAAGGGAAAATAAAGTTTTTTGATTTGAGATAATTGCCAGATAACCTTTTCGATATTGTTTAGAGATGGGGGAATGGTCCAATAAATAATATTATTTCCGTCGAGGATTACTTCACAAACAGGTTTAGAAAATAGAGCTTTTTCAATATATTCATTGATATTAATGGAATCTTTGATTTTTTGTCTCGAGATGGGGTTCAATTCAAATATTAATTCTCTAAGCCATGTGATTTTTTCAAATTCGTAAATTTTTAAGGAGTTTATTTCTGTTATAATCTCAATTAAAAAATCATTTTTTGCGTTTTTGTATGTATCTAAGGCATATAATTGTAAAAAATCATCAAGGTTGCTTTTTTTTAACCGATTTCGCTCACTTTCTATAAAGTGTTTTGAGTATTTTTTCTGAAAATTTGGAAAAGGATATTTTTGAGGATTAGCCCAGAATAAAATCTCAGCAATTTCATTTGGCATAATACCAATTTCTTCGAATAGATTTAATCTAGCTTTTAAAGCACCTTTACCGTATAAAAGATTTGCGGTGTATAAAGAAAAATAACTAATGTCTAGTTTTTTAAGTTTATCTTTTAGTCTTCCTTCGAGATTTTTGATTAAGATTTTGTAATTATTCAGATTTATTGAATTAATATTTTTTAGAATACTAATTATTACGCTTCTTTTTCTTTGTAATTCATGGTATCTATCTAAAAATTCTGGATCGTATATCAATTTAATAACCTCCACAACAGATTTTTATAAATCAAAAGTTATTATAACATATGGAAAATGTGTAAAAGATAATTATTAACTTCTTATTTTTTCAGTTGTCAGTTAAAAGTAACAATTCAAATGCTTGACAAAAGTAGGATTTCTGATATCATATTAATTGGTTTCTTACTTCATTGAGCCCCCATCGTCTAGCGGTCTAGGACACTGGCCTTTCAAGCCAGAGGCACGGGTTCGAATCCCGTTGGGGGCGCCAGGGCAGGAAGGGCGCGTAGCTCAGTGGGAGAGCGCCTGCCTTACAAGCAGGAGGTCGTAGGTTCAAGTCCTGCCGCGCCCACCAAAAGAATACAGGTGGCGAGGTAGCTCAGTTGGTAGAGCAGTGGACTGAAAATCCACGTGTCGACGGTTCGATTCCGTCCCTCGCCACCAGCGTTATTGAAGCAAAAAGCCCCGTTTTTAAGGGGCTTTTTGTTTTTTTGAAATTGTGAACTTTTAGGGATTTTTCAGTTTTGTTATTATCTAATTCAAGTTATTGAATATTAGGTGATAC from Thermosipho atlanticus DSM 15807 carries:
- a CDS encoding TolB family protein — translated: MKKVTILFLSFLLFLTAFSIDANEHTYTIGVITFLSTETQAVFEDAKKVLEENLEYGNVLFINAATEATCDEYVNLYLSYNATDNVYKATYEDGDYLVSSIYSPEGYKSYKTFLMEIIYYPLEKLAIHRLKTKDFSGYLRLTYYPGVDEYGDYSNGLFLFITDRLAGNRNIAYIDIFSNKIKLLPVFGSSEYYPKFSPNSESILFQGSLHGFWNIYVMPFGDPNYSRKIKRISKGNFPAYSPEWYDENTVLYIQDTETGNVMIKKNIKTGQIQKVNTVGAMVFTPKVFNTEIYYTSLQGANFGIYKNVDGENYKVEDTFYNEHDPVIIDATHMIFTSNRDGLYRIWMKNLETGSVTCLTPDLNYDVFYPAYGDGILFFSVYEEGQEPDIYALKLNLDDM